The DNA sequence CAGCACGGCGGGCAGAATGATCTCGGCGCCGGGCTCACCGTCGAGCTTCTCGACGGTGACCACGTCGTCGACGGCCACCTTGTACTGCTTGCCGCCGGTCTTGACGATCGCGTACATCGCTGACGCACGACTCCTGAACATCGGGGGCGCATCTGGTGCGCTCGGGCTGTGACAGCTCGCGCCGGTCCCGGCGCGCACACCACGGCCCCCGTGCCGAACACTGTCGTGTGCAGAGGCGTGGCTTCTGTCGGTCGAGGTTACGCGACCCCGTCGGAGTGCTCTCCGGCGGGGTCACTGTCACCCTCCGTCCTGGGGCGGACCCGCCGGGCGGGATGCCGCCCGGCGCGAACGGCGGGTACGGGTGACGACCGCGGCGGGCTCCGGCTGCGCGGCGACGGCCGGGACGGCCGCCGTTCCCGCGTCGGCCGGTGTCGCCGTGGCGGCCGGCGGAGTGGACTCCTCCGGTGTCGAGGCGGTCGTGATGACCACCGGCTCACCACCGCGGACCGGGCCGGCGGACCGGCTGGCCCGGCGGCGGCGCGGTGCGGGTGCGTCGGGCTCCGGGGCGGGGCTCGTCGCCGTCGGCTCCGGGGCCACGTCCCGGGCCGGGGCCGCGGCCTGCGGGGCACCGGTGGGCTCGGCGACCACGGGGGCCGGGGAACCGGTCAGCTCACCGCGCGGCTCGGCGACGACGGTCTCGTCGTCGGCCGGTGCGGGTGCGGGCGCGGCGTCGACGGTGGTGGCGGTGTCGGCCGTGGCCGGCACGGAGACCCCGGTGGCTCCGGCGGTCGCGCCGTCGTCGCCCTTCGGGGTGCTGCCCGCGGCGACGGCCGCGACCGCCGCGGCGGCGTCGACGCGCCCGGTGTCGCCGGAGTCGTCCCGGGCACGGTCCCGGCCCTCGCTCCGACCGTCCGGACGGTCGGAGCCGTTGCGGTGGCCGGAGCCGTTGCGGTCGGCCTCCTGGCGGCCGGAGTCACCGTCACCCGGTTCGTTCTGGCCGGAGTCCCCGTTGCCGTTGCCGCCCCGACGCCGCTTGCGGCGTCCGCCGCCCTCGGAGTCGGCGTGGCCACCGTTCCCGGAGCCGCCGTGCCCGTTGCCCGAGCCGTTCCCGTTCCCGTTGCCGTTCCCGGAGCCGTTGCCGTGCTGGGCGCCGTTGCCGGAGCGGCCGTGCTGGTGGTCCGGCCCGGTGTCGGTCGAGACGATGACGCCCCGCCCGCGGCAGTGCTCGCAGGTGGTGGAGAAGTGCTCCAGCAGCCCGCCGCCGACCCGCTTGCGGGTCATCTGGACCAGGCCGAGCGAGGTCACCTCGGCGACCTGGTGACGGGTGCGGTCCCGGGCGAGGCACTCGGTGAGGCGGCGCAGGACCAGGTCCCGGTTCGCCTCGAGCACCATGTCGATGAAGTCGACGACGATGATCCCGCCGATGTCGCGCAGCCGCAGCTGGCGGACGACCTCCTCGGCCGCCTCCAAGTTGTTGCGGGTGACGGTCTCCTCGAGGTTGCCGCCGGAGCCGGTGAACTTGCCGGTGTTGACGTCGACGACGGTCATCGCCTCGGTCCGGTCGATCACCAGCGTGCCGCCCGAGGGCAGCCAGACCTTGCGGTCCAGCGCCTTGAGCAGCTGCTCGTCGATCCGGTACTCGGTGAAGACGTCGGACGGGCCGGTGTGGCGGTGCATCCGGTCGGCGAGCTCGGGCGCGACGTGCTCGACGTAGCCGGACACGGTGTCCCAGGCGTCGGCGCCGGACACGATCAGCTTCGAGAAGTCCTCGTTGAACTGGTCGCGCACGACCTTGACCAGCATGTCCGGCTCCTCGTAGAGGAGCGTCGGCGCCTTGGGCGCGCCGGGGCCGGTCTTGTTCGCCTTCTCCTTGACGACCTCCCACTGCGCCTGCAGCCGGCGGACGTCACGTTCCAGTGCCTCGTGCGAGACGCCCTCGGAGGCGGTCCGGATGATCACACCGGCGTCGGCCGGGACGATCTCCTTCAGCATCTCCTTGAGGCGCTTGCGCTCGGTGTCGGGCAGCTTGCGGGAGATCCCCGCGGCGCCACCGGAGGGCACGTAGACCAGGAAGCGACCGGCGAGGGAGAGCTGCGTGGTCAGCCGGGCACCCTTGTGACCGACCGGGTCCTTGGTGACCTGTACAAGGACCTGGTCGCCCGAGGAGAGCGCCTGCTCGATCTTGCGCGCCTTGCCGTTGAGTCCGGCGGCGTCCCAGTCGACCTCGCCGGCGTAGAGCACGGCGTTGCGACCACGCCCGATGTCGACGAACGCCGCCTCCATCGACGGCAGCACGTTCTGCACACGGCCGAGGTAGACGTTGCCGACCATCGAGCTGCCGGAGTTGCCACCGGTGATGAAGTGCTCGACCAGGATGCCGTCCTCGAGCACACCGATCTCGGTGCGGTCGGCGCGCTGGCGGATCACCATCTGGCGGTCGACCGACTCGCGCCGGGCCAGGAACTCCGACTCGGACAGGATCGGCGGCCGGCGACGACCCGCGTCGCGGCCCTCCCGGCGGCGCTGGCGCTTGGCCTCGAGCCGGGTGGAGCCGCGCACGCCCTGGACCTGGTCGTCGGAGGACGATCCGGAGTCCTGGCGGGACTCGCTGCGGGCCTCGCGGACCCGGGTGACGGTGTTGGGCGGGTCGTCCTCGGAACGGTCCTCGACCTCGGACCCCCCGCGTCGACGACGGCGCCGCCGCCGGCGCGAGCCGCCCGAGGACTGGTCCTCGGAGTCGTCGGAGTCGTCCGAGGAGTCGGAGTCCTCGGAGCCGGCCCCGGTGGACCCGGAGTCCGCCCCGGAGTCCTCGGAGCCGGGGTCCTCGGAGTCGTCGGAGTCGTCGCCGCCGTCCTCGCCGAAGTCCTCGCCGCCCTTGCCGCGGCCACGGCCACGGCGGCCCCGGCGGCGACGACGGCGGTTGCCGTTCTCGTCGTCACCGTCGTCGTCGGAGTCGGGCCGGTCCTCGGCCCGGTCGTCGGCGGAGTCCCCGGCCGGGACGTCCACACGGACCGGGTCACCGGCGTCGCCGGTGCTGTCGGCACTGCCGGTGCCGGCAGTGCCGTCGGTCACGGCGGCGTCGGTCGCGGCGGCGTCGCGGTCCTTGCGGCGACGGCCCTTCCGTCCCTTGCGAGGGGCGCCGTCGCCGGGGCCGTCCTCGGCCTGCTCGGCCGCGGTGTCGCGGCCCCACGCGGGCTCCGGGGTCGCGGCGGGAGCGGCACCCGGGGCGGCCGGGGCCTGGAACATCGGGACAGCGAAGACCGGGGCGAGCGCCGGTGCGGCCGCGCCACGAGCCCGGGCGGAGCCGGTCGTGAACGGGTCGGCGGGGTCCGCGGCGACCTCCGGGCCGGCGTCGGCGTCGGCGTCGGTGCCGCTGTCGGTGGCGCTGTCTCTGTCGGTGGCGCTGCCGGCGCCGAGGTCGAGTGCGGCGAGCACCTCGGTCACCACCGGGTCGGGCGCGTCGGTGACGGCCGGCTCCGGGGCCCGGTCGGCCGACGCCGCGGCGGGCTCGGTGCCCGGACGCAGGGCGGCGACGACCTGCTCGGCCGTCGCCCGGGTGATGCTGGACTGGACACTGCGGACCTCCTGGCCGAGCCCGGACAGGGCGGCGAGGACGTCTCGGCTCGCGGTCCCCAGCAGCTTGGCCAGGGCGTGGACCCGCATCTTCTCCGGCAGCTCGGAGAGCCCGCCGGTGTCACCGGCGGGCGTGTCGTTCACGGACATTCAGCTCCTTCGCCCCCGGGCGCCTCGCGTCGGAGGCGGCCACGCAGGGACCTTGCGCGTACGTTCCGCAGCACGCGCGGGTTGCGCGGTGCGGCACATCTGGTGTCGCTCCCCGATCTCCGGGGATGGTGCTCGACGCCGGACCGGAGGCGGTGCGCCGTCCGGGTCAGGAAGCGTCCGGCCGGGCCCGGGTCACCGGGACCGCACCGAGCGGATCCACCAGGTCGCCCGCGTCGTCGAGCAGGCCCTGCACCAACCGGGTGGCCGTCACCGGTACCGGCGGCGCCAGGTCTGCGACGACGGTGAGCGCGCCCAGTACGTCATCGGGTCGAACGGTCGGTGTCGTCAGCCGTACGACCGCCGTCAGTATCGCACAGTCGGTGACCGGGGACGGCGAACCCGCCGACCCGGACGGGTCACGATCGCCCTCCGGGTCGTTCACCTGCGGTTCGACGAGCAGAGTGACGACGGCCGCACGCACGTCGATCTCCTTGCGGCCGGACGGGGTCAGCCGGGTCACCACGACCGACTCCTGCGCGGTGAACGCCTCGACCGCGGCCCGCACCTCCTCGACGGCGATGCCGCGGACCTCCAGCCGCCAGCGGGCGGCGTCGATCCGGTCGGCCAGCGCCGGCGGGACCGCGGTCGCGGCCGCGACGACGTCGAGCCCGTCGGGCAGCGCCTGGTCCATCGCCGCGCGGACCAGCTCCGGGTCGACCTCGCGGGTCAGGCCCATCTCGACGTACTCGGCCTCGCTGGCCGCACCGGTCGGGGCGGCCCCGACCCAGGACAGCCGCGGATGCGGGCTGAAGCCGTGCGAGTGCGCGACCGGGACGCCGGCCCGGCGGACGGCGCGCTCGAAGCTGCGGGCGACGTCGCGGTGCGACAGGAACCGCAGCCGGCCGCGCTTGGCGAAGCGCAGGCGGACCCGCTGCACCGTCGGGGGTGCCGGGTTCGCCGCCGCTCCTGCCTTCACGCGTGCCACGGCTCGGAGTCTAGAGACCGGGCACGGTCCGGTCAGCCGCGGTGCGGCGGGTGCGGCCGGTCGGCGCGGACCGGGAAGGCTCCGGTGTAGCCCATCCGCTCCTGGGCGGCCTCGCGGACCCGGGTCCGCACCCGGAACCAGCCGATCGTCAGCAGCACCGCCAGCACCGGGATGGAGGCGACGGTGAAGGTCCCGACCGGGTAGTCGAAGCCCATCAGCACCAGCACCCCGAGCAGGAAGACCAGGACCGCGTAGCCGGTCCACGGCGAGCCGGGCAGCCGGAACGAGGGCCGGGTGAGGATCCCGGACTCGGTCATCCGCACGAACCGGATCTGGCAGAGCACGATCGTGGCCCAGCTGGCGAGGATGCCCAGCGAGGCGATGTTCAGCACGATCTCGAAGGCCTGCTCGGGGACCACCGCGTTCAGCCCGACGCCGAGCAAGGTGATCACCGCGGTCAGGCCGATGCCGCCGTAGGGCACTCCCGACTTGTTCATCCGGCCGGTGAAGCCCGGCGCCGACCCGTTCATCGCCATCGAGCGCAGGATGCGGCCGGTCGAGTACAGCCCCGCGTTGAGGCTGGACAGCGCGGCGGTCAGGACCACCAGGTTCATCACGGTGCCGGCACCGGGCACGCCGATCGAGTCGAAGAACGTGACGAACGGGCTGACGCCCTCGCGATAGGCGGTGTAGGGCAGGAGCAGGCCGAGCAGCACCAGCGAGCCGACGTAGAAGAGCGCGATGCGCGCGATCACGGAGTTGATCGCGCGGGGCATCACCTTCTCCGGGTTCTGGGTCTCCCCCGCCGCGGTGCCGACCAGCTCGGTCGCGGCGTAGGCGAACACCACGCCCTGGGTGATGACCACCGCGGCGAGCAGGCCGTTGGGCAGCAGACCGCCGTTGTCGGTGATCACCGAGATGCCGGTCTCGGCGCCGCGGATCGGGAACCGTCCCGCGAGGAACACCGTGCCCACCACCAGGAAGGCCACCAGTGCGATCACCTTGACCAGCGCGAACCAGAACTCCAGCTCGCCGAACAGCTTCACCGAGACCAGGTTCGCCGCCAGCACCACGACCAGGGCGATCAGGGCGATCAGCCACTGCGGGGCGTCGGAGAAGGCGCCCCAGAACTTCATGTAGAGCGCGATCGCCGTCACGTCGACGATGGAGGTGAAGGCCCAGTTGAGGAAGTACAGCCAGCCGGCCACGTAGGCCGCCTTCTCGCCGTAGAACTCGCGGGCGTAGGAGACGAACGACCCCGACGACGGCCGGTGCAGCACGAGCTCACCGAGCGCCCGCAGGATCAGGAACACGAACACGCCGCAGACCGCGTAGACCAGCGCCAGCGCGGGGCCCGCCGAGGCGAGCCGACCGCCCGCACCGAGGAACAGCCCGGTTCCGATCGCACCTCCGATGGCGATCATCTGGAGCTGCCGTTTCCCCAGACCTTTGTGGTAGCCCTCCTCCTCGTGGGAGAAGTCCGGGCGGTTGCTGCCCGCCGGGTCGTGCGTCGTCGCCATGTGGTCCCCCCACGCCGGATCCGGACGCCGTCGCGCCCGGTGCGGCCAGACCCTAGTTCGACGTTTCCCGTGAGATCACGTTCCCCTGTGACCGTCGAGTATCCGATCCGGACACCGCGGGACGGAGCCGACCGGACGGACGCGAACGCGGGGGTGGCCCCCTCAGTCGCCCAGGACCAGCAGGGTGTCGCCGGCCGGCCGGAACCCGGCACGTCGGTAGAACGCGGCGCTGCCCGCGGTCGGGGCCAGCATCAGCCGCCGGTACCCACGGGCCCTGGCGTGGGCGACGACCGCGGCGAGCAGCGCCCGCGGCACGCCGGCCTCGGTGAACGCGGCCAGGACGAAGGCGTTGCCGACCTGCCCGCTGCGCGTGCCGCGGCCACCGGGGCGGGG is a window from the Pseudonocardia sp. HH130629-09 genome containing:
- a CDS encoding translation initiation factor IF-2 N-terminal domain-containing protein — its product is MNDTPAGDTGGLSELPEKMRVHALAKLLGTASRDVLAALSGLGQEVRSVQSSITRATAEQVVAALRPGTEPAAASADRAPEPAVTDAPDPVVTEVLAALDLGAGSATDRDSATDSGTDADADAGPEVAADPADPFTTGSARARGAAAPALAPVFAVPMFQAPAAPGAAPAATPEPAWGRDTAAEQAEDGPGDGAPRKGRKGRRRKDRDAAATDAAVTDGTAGTGSADSTGDAGDPVRVDVPAGDSADDRAEDRPDSDDDGDDENGNRRRRRRGRRGRGRGKGGEDFGEDGGDDSDDSEDPGSEDSGADSGSTGAGSEDSDSSDDSDDSEDQSSGGSRRRRRRRRRGGSEVEDRSEDDPPNTVTRVREARSESRQDSGSSSDDQVQGVRGSTRLEAKRQRRREGRDAGRRRPPILSESEFLARRESVDRQMVIRQRADRTEIGVLEDGILVEHFITGGNSGSSMVGNVYLGRVQNVLPSMEAAFVDIGRGRNAVLYAGEVDWDAAGLNGKARKIEQALSSGDQVLVQVTKDPVGHKGARLTTQLSLAGRFLVYVPSGGAAGISRKLPDTERKRLKEMLKEIVPADAGVIIRTASEGVSHEALERDVRRLQAQWEVVKEKANKTGPGAPKAPTLLYEEPDMLVKVVRDQFNEDFSKLIVSGADAWDTVSGYVEHVAPELADRMHRHTGPSDVFTEYRIDEQLLKALDRKVWLPSGGTLVIDRTEAMTVVDVNTGKFTGSGGNLEETVTRNNLEAAEEVVRQLRLRDIGGIIVVDFIDMVLEANRDLVLRRLTECLARDRTRHQVAEVTSLGLVQMTRKRVGGGLLEHFSTTCEHCRGRGVIVSTDTGPDHQHGRSGNGAQHGNGSGNGNGNGNGSGNGHGGSGNGGHADSEGGGRRKRRRGGNGNGDSGQNEPGDGDSGRQEADRNGSGHRNGSDRPDGRSEGRDRARDDSGDTGRVDAAAAVAAVAAGSTPKGDDGATAGATGVSVPATADTATTVDAAPAPAPADDETVVAEPRGELTGSPAPVVAEPTGAPQAAAPARDVAPEPTATSPAPEPDAPAPRRRRASRSAGPVRGGEPVVITTASTPEESTPPAATATPADAGTAAVPAVAAQPEPAAVVTRTRRSRRAASRPAGPPQDGG
- a CDS encoding TIGR03936 family radical SAM-associated protein encodes the protein MKAGAAANPAPPTVQRVRLRFAKRGRLRFLSHRDVARSFERAVRRAGVPVAHSHGFSPHPRLSWVGAAPTGAASEAEYVEMGLTREVDPELVRAAMDQALPDGLDVVAAATAVPPALADRIDAARWRLEVRGIAVEEVRAAVEAFTAQESVVVTRLTPSGRKEIDVRAAVVTLLVEPQVNDPEGDRDPSGSAGSPSPVTDCAILTAVVRLTTPTVRPDDVLGALTVVADLAPPVPVTATRLVQGLLDDAGDLVDPLGAVPVTRARPDAS
- a CDS encoding amino acid permease — translated: MATTHDPAGSNRPDFSHEEEGYHKGLGKRQLQMIAIGGAIGTGLFLGAGGRLASAGPALALVYAVCGVFVFLILRALGELVLHRPSSGSFVSYAREFYGEKAAYVAGWLYFLNWAFTSIVDVTAIALYMKFWGAFSDAPQWLIALIALVVVLAANLVSVKLFGELEFWFALVKVIALVAFLVVGTVFLAGRFPIRGAETGISVITDNGGLLPNGLLAAVVITQGVVFAYAATELVGTAAGETQNPEKVMPRAINSVIARIALFYVGSLVLLGLLLPYTAYREGVSPFVTFFDSIGVPGAGTVMNLVVLTAALSSLNAGLYSTGRILRSMAMNGSAPGFTGRMNKSGVPYGGIGLTAVITLLGVGLNAVVPEQAFEIVLNIASLGILASWATIVLCQIRFVRMTESGILTRPSFRLPGSPWTGYAVLVFLLGVLVLMGFDYPVGTFTVASIPVLAVLLTIGWFRVRTRVREAAQERMGYTGAFPVRADRPHPPHRG